A portion of the Anoxybacillus gonensis genome contains these proteins:
- a CDS encoding IS4 family transposase → MVSDEDLQSITEAVGYHDTSETFTVRTLVDFFLLAALHEWKSFRHGADVAKMYGLPTFHYSTVSKKAKEVPYEVMKRLFALVVSKCNRQTRRSLRFPKALRVVDSTTVTVGKNRLTWAPYHGERSGVNMHVAYSPEQQMPSDIIETVGLRHDGPIGEQLTDVQSVLVEDRAYFKIERLDRFVKQKQPFVIRMKDNVEIHQKKSLKRLSSSSSSIVADFTCQLGTKQCRSKKRHRVVIFQDANGHDIRVVTNVLEASAEKIAEMYQERWTVEVFFRWIKQYLNVPTLFGTDEHAVYNQLFAAFIAYVLWRWLYHRTEKWTTSSLTFLSFVRRFFSGQLPLEWKSEMAAALFEYARIYGKSMPNFG, encoded by the coding sequence ATTGTTTCTGATGAAGATCTCCAGTCGATTACCGAAGCCGTTGGTTACCATGACACTTCGGAGACGTTTACGGTGCGCACATTGGTTGATTTTTTTCTGTTGGCGGCACTTCACGAATGGAAAAGTTTCCGTCATGGTGCCGATGTGGCAAAGATGTATGGATTGCCGACGTTTCATTACTCGACGGTTTCTAAGAAAGCGAAAGAAGTTCCGTACGAGGTGATGAAGCGCTTATTTGCTTTGGTGGTTTCGAAGTGCAATCGCCAAACCCGCCGTTCGCTTCGCTTTCCAAAAGCATTGCGTGTAGTAGACTCCACGACCGTCACCGTGGGGAAAAACCGCCTGACATGGGCTCCCTATCATGGGGAACGATCTGGAGTGAACATGCACGTCGCGTATTCCCCTGAGCAACAAATGCCGAGCGACATCATAGAAACCGTAGGGCTGCGCCACGATGGACCGATTGGAGAACAGCTCACAGACGTGCAATCGGTTCTTGTCGAGGATCGAGCGTACTTCAAAATCGAACGCCTCGATCGGTTTGTCAAACAGAAGCAACCATTTGTGATACGGATGAAAGACAATGTCGAGATTCATCAGAAAAAGAGCCTAAAGCGCCTTTCTTCCTCCTCTTCTTCCATTGTGGCGGATTTTACTTGCCAGTTAGGAACAAAACAATGTCGTTCCAAAAAGCGCCATCGCGTCGTGATTTTTCAGGATGCGAACGGGCATGACATCCGTGTCGTCACGAACGTCTTAGAGGCATCGGCGGAAAAGATTGCCGAGATGTATCAAGAACGTTGGACGGTGGAAGTGTTTTTCCGATGGATCAAGCAATACCTAAACGTTCCAACCTTATTTGGCACCGACGAGCATGCGGTATACAACCAGCTTTTTGCGGCATTTATCGCTTATGTGTTATGGAGATGGCTATATCATCGCACGGAAAAATGGACAACCTCGTCCCTTACCTTTCTTTCGTTTGTTCGTCGTTTTTTCTCTGGACAACTTCCTCTCGAATGGAAATCCGAGATGGCAGCTGCCCTATTTGAGTATGCCCGAATATACGGGAAGAGTATGCCTAATTTTGGATAA
- a CDS encoding FecCD family ABC transporter permease: MRKYIPFRAGNNISFLIDKKVMTTCLVLLMISIFLFLLSTGIGEMYISPVNVINTLLGSGSEMDEIVIYSFRLPRMIIAFFAGMSLAVAGAILQGMIRNPLASPDVLGMTSGAAVVVVLFLTIFSDKNGSLIISIHWLPLGAFIGATIAVFLVYMLAWKNGVSPIRLVLIGIGISALMQAFTTMLMLIGPIYRASQANIWITGSVYGVSWKQVMIFMPWAFLLLLISFISARQVNIQELGEELAVSAGVSLQKQRLFLLLLSTALTGGAVAFVGGIGFVGLMAPHMARRLVGSSFGGMLPIAALLGGILVLLADLLGRTLFAPLEIPAGVFTAAIGAPYFIYLLYKNRNA, translated from the coding sequence ATGAGAAAGTACATACCATTTCGAGCGGGAAACAACATTTCATTTTTAATTGACAAAAAAGTGATGACGACTTGCTTAGTGCTACTAATGATTTCTATTTTTTTGTTTCTTCTTAGCACAGGAATTGGAGAAATGTATATTTCCCCAGTAAATGTTATAAACACGCTATTAGGTAGTGGGAGTGAAATGGATGAGATTGTAATTTATTCATTTCGTCTACCTCGAATGATTATCGCCTTTTTTGCGGGAATGTCTTTAGCTGTAGCTGGTGCTATTCTTCAAGGAATGATTCGCAATCCGCTTGCTTCTCCAGATGTACTTGGGATGACAAGTGGCGCAGCCGTAGTCGTTGTTTTATTTTTAACGATATTTAGTGATAAAAATGGATCGCTTATCATTAGTATTCACTGGTTGCCTTTAGGTGCTTTTATAGGGGCCACGATCGCCGTTTTTCTTGTGTATATGCTAGCTTGGAAAAACGGGGTGTCCCCGATTCGTCTCGTCTTGATCGGGATAGGGATATCTGCGCTCATGCAAGCTTTTACTACTATGCTCATGCTCATTGGACCGATTTATCGGGCGAGTCAAGCAAATATTTGGATTACTGGAAGTGTATATGGGGTTTCTTGGAAACAAGTGATGATTTTCATGCCTTGGGCTTTTTTGTTGTTACTTATTAGTTTCATTTCCGCTCGACAAGTAAATATTCAAGAATTAGGTGAGGAGCTCGCGGTTAGCGCAGGTGTTTCTTTGCAAAAACAGCGCTTGTTTCTCCTTTTATTAAGCACGGCGCTAACAGGGGGAGCTGTAGCATTTGTTGGAGGGATTGGCTTTGTTGGATTGATGGCTCCGCATATGGCACGAAGATTAGTAGGATCTTCTTTTGGAGGGATGCTGCCAATAGCAGCTTTGTTAGGCGGCATTCTCGTATTGCTTGCGGATTTATTGGGACGGACACTGTTTGCTCCACTAGAAATTCCAGCAGGTGTATTTACCGCAGCAATTGGGGCCCCTTATTTTATTTATTTATTGTATAAAAATCGAAATGCGTAG
- a CDS encoding ISL3 family transposase, translating to MLSIPLGLPEFKVIKQELLSYGYAIHVEKTETQERCPHCGFATSSVHDRRTRKVRDLAIFHQPVYLFVKVKRYRCWNCSQVFSASLESIQPNQHYTNRFCEYLYELCEGSTIQEVSRKHRIPYTTLERIYYSIASKKAKERQTAIEASSQEEMVLSLDEIAVKKGHQYETVLMDAKAGSVMGMHADRQCNSAIHLLSQNVLSKEMVQTVILDMWEPYHKAVRALFPSASIVIDKYHVVQKVTQALDQARKECSPLKKARYLLLKGCEKLRKDQRLRLDDILEEYPALSIAYYLKELFRDFYRTDGYNEAKERLEEWIQLAKQSPFASFQEAANTLERWKEPILSYFLCPYTNARIEGTNHKIKNIKRRAYGYRNLERFRLRVFLECTGNTTGSQAA from the coding sequence GTGCTTTCTATACCACTAGGATTGCCAGAATTTAAAGTGATTAAACAAGAACTTCTTTCCTATGGTTATGCGATTCATGTAGAGAAAACAGAGACACAGGAACGTTGCCCTCATTGTGGTTTTGCCACTTCCTCTGTCCACGACAGACGGACAAGAAAAGTACGGGATTTGGCGATTTTCCATCAACCGGTGTACTTGTTCGTAAAGGTAAAGCGCTATCGGTGCTGGAATTGTTCCCAAGTGTTTTCCGCCTCTTTGGAATCGATTCAACCCAATCAACACTACACCAATCGATTTTGTGAGTACTTGTATGAACTTTGTGAAGGCTCCACCATTCAAGAGGTTAGCCGAAAGCACCGCATCCCATATACGACATTGGAACGCATCTATTACTCCATCGCATCGAAAAAAGCAAAAGAGCGTCAAACAGCGATCGAAGCATCTTCTCAAGAAGAGATGGTGCTGAGCTTAGATGAAATCGCGGTAAAAAAGGGACATCAGTATGAAACCGTATTGATGGATGCCAAAGCCGGATCGGTCATGGGAATGCATGCCGATCGCCAATGTAACTCCGCCATCCACTTGTTGAGTCAAAATGTCCTGTCGAAAGAAATGGTCCAAACGGTGATTCTTGACATGTGGGAACCTTATCATAAGGCGGTTCGTGCCCTGTTTCCATCTGCTTCGATTGTCATCGATAAGTACCATGTGGTTCAAAAAGTGACACAAGCCTTGGATCAAGCAAGAAAGGAATGTTCTCCATTGAAAAAGGCTCGATATCTTCTCTTAAAAGGCTGTGAAAAGCTTCGTAAGGACCAACGGCTTCGATTAGACGATATCTTGGAGGAGTATCCGGCACTTTCCATTGCTTATTATCTGAAAGAGTTGTTTCGGGATTTTTACCGAACCGATGGATATAACGAAGCAAAGGAACGCTTGGAAGAATGGATTCAGTTAGCCAAACAGAGCCCTTTTGCTTCTTTTCAGGAAGCAGCCAACACGCTTGAAAGGTGGAAGGAGCCTATTCTTTCCTACTTTTTGTGCCCATATACCAATGCCCGGATCGAGGGGACGAATCACAAGATCAAAAACATCAAACGCCGGGCATATGGCTATCGAAATCTAGAACGGTTTCGTTTGCGTGTATTTCTGGAGTGTACAGGGAACACTACAGGTAGTCAGGCTGCTTAA
- a CDS encoding MFS transporter, giving the protein MILLTLNFYKLAFGNVITNISGILYTIVATSFIYEYTKSATLAAIVALVRTIAKIISGLQLPFYTERFEITRLISSFYLFQVLLLSFFIVYFKLIELNKFTTTFIYLFVFFISYIEGIILPCRNSLVPKVVTHTQLFRANNIISFLEQTVSLLSWGMGGLLVVYFDKLWILVGITFSYLFPALLFKSMNIKIDKMKHKKKKIFRLDGWRVVKSNPFLLKMLIVDIIEGIASGIWIGGITLAFVREVLHKGENWWGYINTSYYLGTILSSSVLIIISSIIRRKLVISMSLGSLGVSVFVFIFGLNKIPLMSLVLVFVLGLFYQLRDSAQRTLLQLHVKDDDLTAFYGFYSSINSVVFGFSIFLMGTISDLLGPQNIYLLASLMTLVSSILIFVALKNLKIEFNVNKTI; this is encoded by the coding sequence GTGATACTATTGACTTTGAATTTTTATAAGTTGGCATTTGGAAATGTTATTACAAATATTTCTGGTATTCTATATACAATTGTAGCAACATCTTTTATTTACGAATATACAAAATCTGCAACTCTTGCAGCAATTGTCGCATTGGTTAGAACTATAGCTAAAATTATTAGTGGGTTGCAACTTCCTTTTTATACAGAAAGGTTTGAAATTACTAGACTAATTTCTTCTTTTTATTTATTTCAAGTGCTATTACTAAGTTTTTTTATAGTCTATTTTAAACTAATAGAATTAAACAAATTCACAACAACATTTATATATTTATTTGTATTTTTTATTAGTTATATTGAAGGTATCATCTTGCCATGCCGTAATTCATTAGTTCCTAAGGTTGTGACACATACACAATTATTTAGGGCAAATAATATTATTTCCTTCTTAGAACAAACAGTTAGCTTGTTATCTTGGGGGATGGGCGGGTTACTGGTAGTATACTTTGATAAACTTTGGATCTTAGTTGGTATAACTTTTTCCTATCTGTTTCCAGCTCTCCTCTTTAAATCAATGAATATAAAAATTGATAAGATGAAACATAAAAAGAAGAAAATATTTAGATTAGATGGTTGGAGAGTTGTAAAAAGCAATCCTTTTCTTCTGAAAATGTTGATAGTCGATATTATTGAAGGTATTGCTAGTGGTATATGGATTGGTGGTATTACTCTTGCTTTTGTTAGAGAGGTCTTGCATAAAGGAGAAAATTGGTGGGGATATATTAATACAAGCTATTACCTTGGTACTATTTTGAGTTCCAGTGTTTTAATTATAATTTCTTCTATTATAAGAAGAAAATTGGTTATTAGTATGTCCTTAGGCTCATTAGGAGTTAGCGTATTTGTTTTTATATTTGGACTTAACAAAATTCCATTAATGTCTCTGGTTTTGGTTTTTGTGTTAGGGTTGTTTTATCAATTAAGAGATTCGGCTCAAAGAACTTTACTACAGCTTCACGTAAAAGATGATGACTTAACCGCATTTTATGGTTTTTATAGTTCAATAAATAGCGTGGTCTTTGGCTTTTCTATTTTCTTGATGGGAACAATATCGGATTTACTGGGTCCTCAAAATATTTATTTACTTGCGTCACTTATGACCTTAGTTAGCTCAATATTAATCTTTGTTGCATTAAAGAATCTAAAAATAGAGTTTAATGTAAACAAAACTATTTAG
- a CDS encoding ABC transporter ATP-binding protein, with translation MTILQTKSLTLSYGNSIVIDELNMSIPKGEITVLIGANGCGKSTLLRSLARLLKPIGGTVLLEGKEITKMPTKEVAKKMAILPQSPTVPESLTVLQLVKQGRYPHQTWLKQWSKEDEDAVKRALQATGMIQFAERSVDSLSGGQRQRAWIAMTLAQHTEVILLDEPTTYLDVAHQIEILDLLFTLHEQEKRTIVMVLHDLNLACRYAHHIVAIRDKTVYAQGKPEKIISRELVKDVFQLDCEVIYDPLFGTPLCIPYGRGRYLLDREGVS, from the coding sequence ATGACCATTTTACAAACAAAGTCACTTACACTGTCTTATGGAAACTCAATCGTCATTGATGAGCTAAATATGAGCATTCCAAAAGGGGAAATTACTGTTTTAATTGGTGCAAATGGATGTGGAAAATCCACGTTATTACGGTCGTTAGCTAGATTACTAAAACCGATTGGTGGAACGGTATTGCTTGAAGGAAAAGAGATCACAAAAATGCCCACAAAAGAAGTAGCAAAAAAGATGGCCATTTTACCGCAGTCGCCAACCGTCCCAGAAAGTTTGACCGTTTTGCAACTTGTTAAGCAAGGTCGTTATCCACACCAAACATGGTTAAAACAATGGTCAAAAGAGGATGAAGATGCGGTTAAGCGCGCACTTCAAGCAACTGGTATGATACAGTTTGCGGAGCGTTCGGTTGACTCTCTCTCAGGAGGGCAGCGCCAACGTGCATGGATTGCAATGACATTGGCGCAACATACGGAAGTCATTTTGCTTGATGAACCGACAACTTATTTAGATGTGGCACATCAAATCGAAATTCTTGACTTATTGTTTACATTACATGAACAAGAAAAGCGAACGATTGTCATGGTGCTCCATGATTTAAATTTGGCGTGCCGTTATGCCCATCATATCGTTGCCATCCGCGACAAAACCGTATATGCACAAGGGAAACCGGAGAAAATTATTTCACGTGAACTTGTCAAGGATGTTTTTCAGCTTGACTGTGAAGTAATTTACGACCCTTTATTTGGAACACCTCTTTGTATTCCATATGGAAGAGGTAGATACCTTTTGGATAGGGAAGGAGTGTCATGA
- a CDS encoding FecCD family ABC transporter permease, with product MLENSTKRLVGLLLFVLIFFISMWMSIIYGYTDTSYRTAIEALMNKGISNEHLVINTVRLPRALIGAAVGASLAMAGALMQALTKNPLASPGIFGINAGAGFLIVLCVTFFQVSSLHMFASLALIGATLAAIIVFIISSVGKEGMTPIKLTLAGTAVATLFASLTQGLLVVNEKALEEVLFWLAGSVSGRKLEMLTSVLPYFLIAWVGSFLLASKINIIMLGDDVAKGLGQRTNFVKLIMAIFIVLLAGSSVAVAGPIGFIGIIVPHIARAFVGNDHRWLLPYCAFIGGSLLNFADIGARYILMPQEVPVGIMTAFIGVPFFIYVARRGILK from the coding sequence ATGTTAGAAAACAGTACAAAACGGTTGGTTGGACTGCTTTTATTTGTACTTATATTTTTTATTAGTATGTGGATGAGTATCATTTATGGTTACACAGATACAAGCTATCGAACGGCAATCGAGGCGCTGATGAATAAAGGTATTTCTAACGAACATCTTGTTATTAATACGGTTCGTTTGCCACGTGCCCTCATCGGCGCGGCTGTTGGGGCAAGTTTAGCCATGGCAGGGGCACTTATGCAGGCTTTAACTAAAAATCCCCTCGCTTCGCCTGGGATTTTTGGAATTAATGCAGGGGCGGGGTTTCTAATTGTGTTATGTGTAACCTTCTTTCAAGTTAGTTCGCTTCACATGTTCGCATCGCTCGCTTTAATTGGTGCTACACTCGCAGCAATCATTGTATTTATCATCAGTTCAGTTGGAAAAGAAGGGATGACACCGATTAAATTAACGTTAGCAGGAACAGCTGTAGCGACACTTTTTGCTTCTCTTACACAAGGATTGTTAGTTGTAAATGAAAAAGCGTTAGAAGAGGTGTTGTTTTGGTTGGCGGGATCTGTTTCAGGACGAAAGTTAGAGATGTTAACTTCTGTTCTTCCTTACTTTCTCATTGCGTGGGTTGGGTCTTTTTTATTAGCTTCAAAGATCAACATTATCATGCTAGGAGATGATGTAGCAAAAGGATTGGGACAACGTACGAACTTTGTCAAGTTAATTATGGCTATTTTTATTGTTTTGTTAGCAGGAAGTTCTGTGGCAGTAGCTGGGCCAATAGGTTTTATAGGAATTATTGTTCCTCATATTGCTCGAGCATTTGTCGGGAATGATCACCGTTGGCTACTTCCGTATTGTGCGTTCATTGGGGGAAGTCTCTTAAACTTTGCAGACATTGGAGCTCGTTATATATTGATGCCGCAAGAAGTGCCTGTCGGAATTATGACGGCATTTATCGGGGTTCCATTTTTTATTTATGTTGCCCGTAGGGGGATTTTAAAATGA
- a CDS encoding ABC transporter substrate-binding protein encodes MKKLSFMLMIVLLFVLSACNGSNEETTTKQDEEKPVTYTVEHAMGTTEIKGAPKRVVILTNEGTEALLALGVKPVGAVKSWLGDPWYDHIKDQMDGVKEIGTESEPNLEAIASLKPDLIIGNKLRQEKIYEQLNAIAPTVFSETLKGNWKENFMLYAKAVNKEEKGKEIMAAYDQRIEDLKAKLGDKLQMKVSIVRFLAGDVRIYHKDSFSGVILDQLGFARPESQNVNDFAEKGVTKERIPAMDGDILFYFTYEEGDGAATKVEDEWINDPLFKNLNVAKQGKVYKVSDAIWNTAGGVLAANDMLDDIEKYFLNQ; translated from the coding sequence ATGAAAAAACTTTCTTTTATGCTGATGATTGTTCTTCTTTTCGTTCTTAGCGCTTGCAACGGTTCGAACGAAGAAACAACGACAAAGCAAGATGAAGAAAAACCTGTAACTTATACAGTCGAGCATGCGATGGGCACAACTGAAATAAAAGGTGCACCTAAACGCGTTGTTATTTTAACGAACGAAGGAACAGAAGCTTTATTAGCATTAGGTGTAAAACCAGTCGGTGCTGTTAAATCGTGGCTTGGAGATCCTTGGTATGATCATATCAAAGATCAAATGGATGGCGTAAAAGAGATTGGAACGGAAAGTGAGCCAAATTTAGAAGCAATCGCTTCATTAAAACCAGACCTAATTATTGGTAACAAACTACGTCAAGAAAAAATTTATGAGCAATTAAACGCTATTGCTCCAACTGTTTTTTCTGAAACGTTAAAAGGAAACTGGAAAGAAAACTTCATGCTCTATGCAAAAGCGGTCAATAAAGAAGAAAAAGGAAAAGAGATCATGGCTGCGTACGACCAACGTATTGAAGATTTGAAAGCGAAGTTAGGAGACAAGCTACAGATGAAAGTTTCCATCGTCCGCTTTCTAGCTGGAGATGTACGCATTTATCACAAAGACTCCTTCTCTGGCGTTATTTTAGATCAATTAGGATTTGCACGCCCTGAGTCACAAAACGTCAACGATTTTGCGGAAAAAGGTGTAACAAAAGAACGAATTCCAGCAATGGATGGCGATATTCTCTTTTATTTCACATATGAAGAAGGAGATGGAGCAGCGACAAAAGTAGAAGATGAATGGATTAACGATCCGCTTTTCAAAAATTTAAACGTAGCGAAACAAGGAAAAGTGTACAAAGTGAGTGACGCCATTTGGAATACAGCCGGTGGGGTTCTGGCAGCGAACGATATGCTTGATGATATTGAAAAGTATTTCCTAAACCAATAG
- a CDS encoding IucA/IucC family C-terminal-domain containing protein, with product MNLSEDEVKQLERFRFSKKRMISPLSIRLDQLHDERELAIYLQLVQQKIGARNQMVSASIFMKRYSFFIAIVLYAMSVWNKRLSSSFQQIWMETDNESKMWMPTFRFKSLTYTTVSENRDKWRTQIIEHLFAGHLALLIEQLRKTTHISPLILWENVSIYIIWLYETLIGENECCDVRQQIYDDFLFVVQKADGKLFGPYSQNPLYRFWKGESRIQRTTCCLFYQTTKQSHCKICPIR from the coding sequence ATGAATCTTTCTGAAGATGAAGTGAAACAGTTAGAGAGATTTCGTTTTTCAAAAAAACGTATGATTTCTCCTTTATCTATTCGGCTTGATCAACTGCATGATGAAAGAGAACTTGCTATATATTTACAACTTGTGCAGCAAAAAATTGGTGCTCGAAATCAAATGGTTTCTGCTTCTATATTCATGAAAAGATATAGCTTTTTTATAGCCATCGTTTTATATGCAATGTCTGTATGGAATAAACGTCTTTCATCGTCTTTTCAGCAAATATGGATGGAAACAGATAATGAATCAAAAATGTGGATGCCTACTTTCCGCTTTAAGTCGCTTACATATACAACAGTTAGTGAAAATCGTGACAAATGGCGTACGCAAATCATTGAGCATCTTTTTGCAGGGCATCTTGCTTTGTTAATTGAACAGTTGCGGAAAACTACGCATATTTCACCGTTAATCCTATGGGAAAACGTCTCGATTTATATAATCTGGCTATATGAAACATTAATAGGGGAAAACGAGTGCTGCGATGTACGTCAACAAATTTATGACGATTTTCTATTTGTTGTGCAAAAAGCAGATGGCAAGTTGTTCGGTCCGTATTCTCAAAATCCGTTATATCGTTTTTGGAAAGGAGAAAGTCGTATTCAAAGGACAACGTGTTGTCTTTTTTATCAAACAACTAAGCAATCTCATTGTAAAATATGTCCCATTAGATAA
- a CDS encoding SDR family oxidoreductase, with the protein MKTLKGKKAVVTGVSRKHGIGAAICEALAEAGADIFFTYWSAYDRTMPWGMEQDEPLHIQRKLEALGVVCHSFELDLSKEEAPQVLLDKVCEVFGVPDILVNNACYSVSLPYSALTSEMLDRHYFVNVRAPIMLSVAFANMFAKPQGGRIIMMTSGQSLGPMPGESAYAATKGAIDAFVKTFAVEVAEKKITVNAINPGPTDTGWMNEELKQYLLSKFPFGRIGTPNDAARLVRFLASDEAEWITGQIIHSEGGFVRG; encoded by the coding sequence TTGAAAACATTAAAAGGAAAAAAGGCAGTAGTCACAGGGGTGAGCCGGAAACATGGAATCGGTGCGGCAATTTGTGAGGCGCTAGCCGAAGCAGGGGCAGATATTTTTTTCACGTACTGGAGCGCATACGACCGTACGATGCCGTGGGGGATGGAGCAAGACGAACCGCTTCACATTCAACGAAAGCTAGAAGCGCTCGGTGTCGTGTGCCATTCCTTCGAGCTCGATTTATCTAAAGAAGAAGCACCGCAAGTATTGCTCGATAAGGTGTGCGAGGTGTTTGGTGTACCGGATATTTTAGTAAACAACGCTTGCTATTCTGTTTCGCTTCCATATTCAGCGTTAACAAGCGAAATGCTCGACCGACACTATTTTGTCAATGTCAGAGCGCCGATCATGTTAAGTGTGGCATTTGCCAATATGTTTGCAAAACCACAAGGTGGACGAATTATTATGATGACATCGGGGCAGTCGCTTGGCCCAATGCCGGGAGAAAGCGCATATGCGGCGACAAAAGGGGCGATCGATGCGTTTGTCAAAACGTTCGCTGTCGAAGTAGCCGAAAAAAAGATAACCGTAAACGCCATCAATCCAGGACCTACCGATACAGGATGGATGAACGAAGAACTAAAACAGTACCTTCTTTCGAAATTTCCGTTCGGTCGAATCGGCACACCAAACGATGCTGCGCGTCTCGTTCGCTTTCTAGCAAGCGACGAAGCCGAATGGATTACTGGACAGATCATCCATTCGGAAGGTGGATTTGTGCGGGGATGA
- a CDS encoding 5'-3' exonuclease: MEREHLLLIDGMALLFRSFYATAPRWMMNSRGVPTNAVYGVVKHIEAATNALQPTHVVCCWDMGSTTFRTEWFPDYKANRGEPPRELIPQFDLAKEVVAMLGIPNIGVLGAEADDCIGSLVKQYREEMRISIMTGDRDLFQLLSERVTVYLLAKGIGNYEAYTLDRFIEEKGIQPQQLIDVKALMGDPSDNYPGVRGIGEKQAVKLIQQYGSIEGIIANLANLTKAQQQKITEHLDLLHLSRKLAAIHCDIPIQLELEEAKWHDERKRFAEVLEAIR; the protein is encoded by the coding sequence ATGGAACGAGAACATTTGTTGTTGATTGACGGAATGGCGTTATTGTTTCGGTCGTTTTATGCGACGGCGCCGCGATGGATGATGAATAGCCGTGGGGTGCCGACGAATGCGGTATATGGGGTAGTAAAGCATATTGAAGCGGCGACAAATGCGCTTCAACCGACGCATGTCGTCTGTTGTTGGGATATGGGAAGTACGACGTTTCGCACCGAATGGTTTCCGGACTATAAGGCGAATCGTGGCGAGCCGCCGCGTGAATTAATTCCGCAGTTTGATTTGGCAAAAGAAGTGGTCGCGATGCTAGGCATTCCAAATATCGGTGTGCTCGGTGCCGAAGCGGACGATTGCATCGGCTCGCTTGTGAAGCAATATCGTGAGGAGATGCGCATTTCGATTATGACCGGAGATCGTGATTTATTTCAGCTTCTTTCCGAGCGTGTCACGGTTTACTTATTGGCTAAAGGAATCGGCAACTATGAAGCGTATACGCTCGACCGTTTTATTGAAGAAAAAGGGATTCAGCCACAGCAACTTATTGATGTCAAAGCGCTCATGGGTGATCCGAGCGACAATTATCCAGGTGTACGTGGCATTGGAGAAAAACAAGCGGTTAAACTCATTCAACAATATGGATCAATTGAAGGAATCATCGCAAATTTAGCGAACTTAACAAAAGCGCAACAACAAAAAATAACAGAACATCTCGACTTGCTTCATTTATCGCGCAAACTGGCAGCCATTCATTGTGACATTCCGATTCAATTAGAGTTGGAAGAGGCGAAATGGCATGATGAGCGTAAGCGGTTTGCGGAAGTGTTAGAAGCGATTCGGTAA